Proteins from a single region of Brachyhypopomus gauderio isolate BG-103 unplaced genomic scaffold, BGAUD_0.2 sc137, whole genome shotgun sequence:
- the LOC143500213 gene encoding GTPase IMAP family member 9-like, with protein MNKLRIVLLGKTGDGKSSCGNLILGENIFDIQSAPISKTQICSSKTKSINEKDITVVDPPGFFDTKLSSEELNPEILRCITECEPGPHAFVIVLKVGRYTEHERETVEEITKSFGDDALKYAVVLFTFGDQLKKGQTIGNFVKKSKELHDLVNKCGGRVHVVDNKYWNEQQDGYRSNRVQVEKLLNTIEKMVKKNGGECYTNEMLQDVHKAVEAEYMALCGMGKGVPDIKMRKQAKQNVFTRLLVRLVGVGTGVLLGALLGAGAGVAVVLIIMKEIGIVTGPVSASTIGAMAAAGAVIGGVGGYHVVEGAETMKDAVKMVHKEACDVIDKAKQLLSKSNHSDYKFDNSDRKQSGSF; from the coding sequence ATGAATAAACTGAGGATTGTGCTTCTTGGGAAAACGGGTGATGGAAAAAGCAGCTGTGGAAATTTGATACTCGGTGAAAACATATTTGATATTCAAAGTGCACCTATATCAAAAACTCAAATATGTTCCTCAAAAACAAAATCTATTAATGAGAAGGACATAACAGTGGTTGACCCACCTGGGTTTTTTGACACTAAGCTCTCTTCTGAGGAACTAAACCCTGAAATATTACGATGCATTACTGAGTGTGAACCAGGACCACATGCATTTGTGATTGTGCTCAAAGTGGGAAGGTACACAGAACATGAGAGAGAAACTGTGGAAGAAATAACAAAGTCATTTGGAGATGATGCTCTAAAATATGCAGTGGTCCTCTTCACCTTTGGTGATCAACTCAAAAAGGGTCAAACTATTGGAAACTTTGTGAAGAAGAGTAAAGAGTTACATGATCTTGTGAATAAATGTGGAGGTCGTGTTCATGTTGTTGATAATAAATACTGGAATGAGCAGCAGGATGGGTACAGGAGTAACAGGGTTCAGGTAGAGAAGCTACTGAACACCATAGAGAAGATGGTGAAGAAGAATGGAGGAGAGTGTTACACCAATGAGATGTTACAGGATGTACATAAAGCTGTagaagcagagtatatggctTTATGTGGGATGGGTAAAGGGGTTCCAGATATTAAGATGAGAAAACAAGCAAAGCAGAATGTTTTTACCAGACTGTTAGTAAGGTTAGTGGGGGTAGGAACTGGGGTTTTGCTGGGTGCTCTTCTTGGTGCTGGGGCTGGAGTGGCTGTTGTGTTGATCATCATGAAGGAAATTGGAATAGTGACAGGGCCAGTCTCAGCAAGTACAATTGGAGCAATGGCTGCAGCTGGAGCAGTAATAGGAGGAGTTGGTGGTTATCATGTAGTAGAAGGGGCAGAGACCATGAAGGATGCAGTGAAAATGGTACATAAAGAAGCCTGTGATGTAATAGACAAGGCTAAACAACTCTTATCTAAATCAAATCACTCAGACTACAAATTTGATAATAGTGATAGAAAACAATCTGGATCTTTTTAA
- the LOC143500207 gene encoding general transcription factor II-I repeat domain-containing protein 2A-like: MEELLTVIPLHGQTTAQEIFWKLCDAIVDAGLLWKSFAGITTDGAPSMKGRKNGLVALVQRKLEEEGVEEAIALHCIIHQRALCSKCLKFESVMSDVVKCINHIRTRGLKHRQFRAFLGEIVSSYEDVLYFTEIRWLSRGNVLKRFFELRAEVKAFMEKDGMAVPVLSDPKLIMDLAFLVDISQELNVLNKKLQGQGQLVSAAYDNIRAFSTKLGLWKAQLSQTIICHFPACKALMDSGTPFSGEKYADVILKLQEEFDHRFADFKTHRATFHIFADPFSFDGKDAPPELQMELIDRQCNSELKAKFKEVSGKAVKLGHFLKELPPTFPELSRMFKRTMCHFGSTYLCEKLFSTMNFNKSKFQSKLTDEHLQAILRVSVASSLKPDVAQLCKMKRCQVSGRSRRKKEEPMF, translated from the coding sequence ATGGAGGAGTTGCTCACAGTGATTCCATTGCATGGCCAGACCACTGCtcaggagatattttggaagctgtgCGATGCCATTGTGGATGCTGGCTTGCTATGGAAGAGTTTTGCTGGAATAACAACTGACGGAGCACCATCAATGAAAGGGAGGAAGAATGGACTCGTGGCACTTGTCCAAAGAAAACTGGAGGAGGAAGGTGTGGAAGAGGCTATTGCTCTGCATTGCATTATCCATCAGCGGGCCCTTTGCAGCAAATGCCTGAAGTTTGAGAGTGTGATGTCTGATGTTGTGAAATGCATCAACCATATCAGAACCAGAGGCTTGAAGCACCGTCAGTTCCGTGCCTTTTTGGGGGAAATAGTCTCATCATATGAGGATGTGCTCTACTTCACAGAGATACGCTGGCTTAGCAGGGGAAACGTCTTGAAGAGGTTTTTTGAGTTGAGAGCAGAAGTGAAAGCCTTCATGGAGAAGGATGGGATGGCTGTTCCTGTACTTAGTGATCCCAAGTTGATCATGGACTTAGCTTTTCTGGTTGACATCTCACAGGAGCTGAATGTACTGAACAAGAAGTTACAAGGCCAGGGGCAGCTTGTGAGTGCTGCCTATGACAACATCAGAGCATTCTCCACAAAACTTGGGTTATGGAAAGCCCAGCTTTCTCAGACAATCATCTGccatttcccagcatgcaagGCACTCATGGATTCAGGCACACCATTCAGTGGTGAGAAGTATGCTGATGTCATTCTAAAGCTGCAGGAAGAATTTGATCACAGGTTTGCAGACTTCAAGACACACAGAGCCACTTTTCACATTTTTGCTGATCCCTTCTCCTTCGATGGGAAAGATGCTCCTCCTGAGCTTCAAATGGAGCTAATTGACCGGCAGTGCAATTCTGAACTCAAAGCCAAGTTCAAGGAGGTGAGTGGAAAAGCAGTGAAGCTTGGACATTTTTTGAAAGAATTGCCCCCCACCTTCCCTGAGCTTTCCAGGATGTTCAAGCGGACCATGTGCCATTTTGGAAGTACCTATCTCTGTGAGAAGCTCTTCTCCACCATGAACTTTAATAAGTCAAAGTTCCAGTCCAAACTTACTGATGAGCATCTTCAAGCCATACTGAGGGTCTCAGTTGCTTCTTCCCTCAAGCCGGATGTGGCTCAGCTGTGCAAGATGAAGCGCTGCCAGGTCTCTGGTAGGAGTAGGAGGAAGAAAGAGGAGCCAATGTTCTGA